A genome region from Bemisia tabaci chromosome 3, PGI_BMITA_v3 includes the following:
- the LOC109043432 gene encoding uncharacterized protein, with translation MILLVLFVFISVSEASNIDGKPPSHGTFNNLTKTREFIDKSLLIEYILKSRRHIYIAAPPGFGKSTNLQMLKEFFALEVDSSGNFIDPAKILKTEEDFQSPREEVKISASTSTERGTFITDTKGQCVYVNVSKPNGSFGHPLRNYDTFSQLKIHKKSPKLFKAQLARYPVLLVNYESLSTKSFQDYVRSFRLMISKLFDPFSYLLKRNVLTQGSKDEFSLFHDLKLNKELCLDEIILGGERLVHLLSIYHDRKSIILVDNFDVPIRKALLASHLDEESFRRIMWSTSQFVELLIKSRFVSRIVVTGNLRINVTEGLAHISILENEQLFRYYGLTEGDISILARRFDKQINITDVKNWYGGYTVTRECHNLCNTRSTLSYFGTGELKLYRNESHKFENLKKIFNHKSMRRNVQNNTRTTLDTGKKIEQSHLEHLRLAIFNPKQTLTISDKDLILQILLDHGFYSVKDKNRLYVPNIEAMLDIKKLL, from the exons ATGATTTTACTGGTGTTGTTCGTGTTTATATCCGTCTCA GAAGCTTCAAATATCGACGGAAAACCGCCTTCACATGGCACGTTCAATAACCTCACAAAGACACGTGAATTCATCGACAAGTCCTTGCTGATCGAATATATTTTAAAGAGCCGCAGGCACATCTATATTGCGGCTCCGCCGGGTTTTGGCAAATCCACCAACCTGCAGATGCTCAAAGAATTTTTCGCTTTGGAAGTGGACTCCAGCGGGAACTTCATCGATCCggcaaaaattctaaaaacgGAAGAGGACTTTCAAAGCCCCCGAGAAGAAGTCAAAATATCGGCAAGCACCTCGACAGAGCGCGGCACTTTCATCACCGACACCAAAGGTCAATGTGTCTACGTAAACGTGTCAAAACCTAATGGCAGTTTTGGGCACCCCCTAAGGAACTACGATACCTTCTCTCAGCTGAAAATACATAAGAAGTCACCGAAACTTTTCAAGGCCCAGCTCGCTCGGTATCCTGTCCTCTTGGTCAATTATGAATCTCTTTCCACAAAATCTTTCCAAGACTATGTGCGTTCTTTCCGGTTAATGATTTCAAAGCTCTTTGATCCATTTTCGTACTTATTGAAAAGAAACGTGCTGACCCAAGGTTCCAAGGACGAATTCTCACTCTTTCATGACCTTAAACTGAACAAAGAACTGTGCCTAGACGAG ATTATCCTCGGAGGAGAGAGGCTGGTCCATCTGTTATCAATTTATCATGACCGCAAGTCGATAATTCTCGTGGACAACTTCGATGTGCCCATTCGCAAGGCTCTTTTAGCGTCACATCTCGATGAAGAAAGCTTTCGGAGAATCATGTGGAGTACTTCCCAATTCGTTGAATTACTCATAAAAAGCAGATTCGTCTCCCGGATTGTGGTAACCGGTAATCTCAGAATCAACGTCACAGAGGGATTAGCGCACATCTCCATTCTCGAAAATGAGCAATTGTTTCG GTACTACGGACTAACGGAAGGAGATATATCTATACTTGCAAGAAGATTCGACAAACAAATAAACATTACTGACGTCAAAAATTGGTACGGCGGCTACACAGTAACGCGTGAGTGCCACAATCTTTGCAATACGCGGTCAACGCTGAGCTATTTTGGAACAGGCGAGCTTAAGTTGTACCGAAACGAGTCTCATAAGttcgaaaatctaaaaaaaatcttcaaccaCAAGAGTATGAGGCGAAACGTTCAGAATAATACGAGGACAACGCTTGACACCGGAAAAAAGATCGAACAGAGTCACCTCGAACATCTAAGGTTGGCAATCTTCAACCCTAAGCAAACTCTCACGATTAGTGATAAAGACCTGATCTTACAGATCCTCCTAGATCATGGCTTCTACAGTGTGAAAGACAAAAATAGACTTTACGTGCCGAATATTGAAGCTATGCTAGacataaaaaaattgctctAA